From Curtobacterium sp. SGAir0471, the proteins below share one genomic window:
- the sufB gene encoding Fe-S cluster assembly protein SufB, which translates to MSDVLIDRPELEGLGQYEFGWSDSDTAGASARRGLSDEVVSDISARKDEPEWMRKLRLKALTLFDRKPMPSWGADLSDIDFDNIKYFVKSTEKQAQTWEELPEDIRNTYERLGIPEAERQRLVAGVAAQYESEVVYHQIREDLEQQGVIFMDTDTALREHPEFFEEYFGSVIPAGDNKFAALNTAVWSGGSFVYVPKGVHVEIPLQAYFRINTENMGQFERTLIIADEDSYVHYIEGCTAPIYKSDSLHSAVVEIIVKKNARVRYTTIQNWSSNVYNLVTKRAIAHEGATMEWIDGNIGSKVTMKYPSIYLAGEHAKGETLSVAFAGPGQHQDAGAKMIHMAPYTTSSIVSKSIARGGGRAGYRGEVRVDPAAHHAANTVRCDALLVDTVSRSDTYPAIDIRVDDVQLGHEATVSRVSEEQLFYLMSRGMPEDEAMAMIVRGFIEPIARELPMEYALELNKLIEMSMEGSVG; encoded by the coding sequence ATGTCCGACGTGCTCATCGACCGTCCAGAACTCGAAGGGCTCGGCCAGTACGAGTTCGGCTGGTCCGACTCCGACACGGCCGGTGCGTCTGCGCGCCGTGGTCTGTCGGACGAGGTGGTCAGCGACATCTCCGCCCGGAAGGACGAGCCCGAGTGGATGCGCAAGCTCCGCCTCAAGGCGCTCACGCTGTTCGACCGCAAGCCGATGCCGTCGTGGGGCGCCGACCTGTCGGACATCGACTTCGACAACATCAAGTACTTCGTGAAGTCCACCGAGAAGCAGGCCCAGACCTGGGAAGAGCTGCCCGAGGACATCCGCAACACCTACGAGCGTCTCGGCATCCCCGAGGCCGAGCGCCAGCGTCTCGTCGCCGGCGTGGCGGCCCAGTACGAGTCCGAGGTCGTCTACCACCAGATCCGCGAGGACCTGGAGCAGCAGGGCGTCATCTTCATGGACACCGACACGGCGCTCCGCGAGCACCCGGAGTTCTTCGAGGAGTACTTCGGCTCCGTCATCCCGGCCGGCGACAACAAGTTCGCCGCGCTGAACACCGCCGTGTGGTCCGGCGGCTCGTTCGTCTACGTCCCGAAGGGCGTGCACGTCGAGATCCCGCTGCAGGCCTACTTCCGGATCAACACCGAGAACATGGGCCAGTTCGAGCGGACGCTGATCATCGCGGACGAGGACTCCTACGTCCACTACATCGAGGGCTGCACGGCCCCGATCTACAAGTCGGACTCGCTGCACTCCGCCGTGGTCGAGATCATCGTGAAGAAGAACGCCCGCGTGCGCTACACGACGATCCAGAACTGGTCGAGCAACGTCTACAACCTCGTCACCAAGCGTGCGATCGCGCACGAGGGCGCGACGATGGAGTGGATCGACGGCAACATCGGCTCCAAGGTCACGATGAAGTACCCGTCGATCTACCTCGCCGGCGAGCACGCCAAGGGTGAGACGCTGTCCGTGGCCTTCGCCGGTCCGGGCCAGCACCAGGACGCCGGCGCGAAGATGATCCACATGGCGCCGTACACGACGTCGTCCATCGTCTCGAAGTCGATCGCCCGCGGAGGCGGCCGTGCCGGCTACCGCGGCGAGGTCCGCGTCGACCCGGCCGCGCACCACGCCGCGAACACGGTGCGCTGCGACGCGCTGCTCGTCGACACGGTGAGCCGCAGCGACACCTACCCGGCGATCGACATCCGCGTCGACGACGTGCAGCTCGGGCACGAGGCCACCGTCTCCCGCGTGAGCGAGGAGCAGCTGTTCTACCTCATGTCGCGCGGCATGCCGGAGGACGAGGCCATGGCCATGATCGTCCGCGGCTTCATCGAGCCCATCGCCCGCGAGCTCCCGATGGAGTACGCGCTCGAACTCAACAAGCTCATCGAGATGAGCATGGAAGGATCCGTCGGCTAG
- a CDS encoding COX15/CtaA family protein — protein MTRVGPTVEQGVRPGTRDPRWWSLPRAVDPRVIWLAWASFVVEVVLIGTGGLVRLTASGLGCPTWPKCTAESLVSTPEMGIHGVIEFGNRLLTFVLVIVAVAMFLLVVRMRRTRPELFWLAFAQGIAIPVQAVIGGLSVLTNLNPFVVGLHFVVSTTLVAVTATLVYRSMNGPRTAARLVPGWYTGLVRGTVAAVVVTVLVGILTTGSGPHAGASEAVDGGRLHRTGFDPQLMEHLHAIPAYVLFALTLALVVGAVVLRLSSRWALVLLVVEFVQIAVGLTQARTGLPVGLVGTHMVLAGLLVGAVTVVVLSTRGSAGRQAVRERIAA, from the coding sequence GTGACTCGCGTCGGACCCACCGTCGAGCAGGGCGTCCGCCCCGGCACCCGCGACCCGCGGTGGTGGTCGCTCCCCCGCGCGGTCGACCCCCGCGTGATCTGGCTCGCCTGGGCGTCCTTCGTGGTCGAGGTCGTGCTGATCGGCACCGGTGGCCTCGTCCGGCTCACCGCCTCCGGCCTGGGCTGCCCGACGTGGCCGAAGTGCACCGCCGAGTCGCTCGTGTCCACGCCCGAGATGGGCATCCACGGCGTGATCGAGTTCGGGAACCGTCTGCTCACCTTCGTGCTGGTGATCGTCGCGGTCGCGATGTTCCTGCTCGTGGTCCGGATGCGCCGCACGCGTCCCGAGCTCTTCTGGCTCGCCTTCGCCCAGGGCATCGCGATCCCGGTGCAGGCCGTGATCGGCGGTCTCAGCGTGCTCACGAACCTCAACCCCTTCGTCGTCGGCCTGCACTTCGTCGTCTCCACGACCCTCGTCGCGGTCACTGCAACACTGGTCTACCGCTCGATGAACGGCCCGCGCACCGCTGCCCGACTGGTCCCCGGCTGGTACACCGGCCTGGTCCGCGGCACGGTCGCCGCCGTGGTCGTCACCGTCCTGGTCGGCATCCTGACCACGGGCTCCGGCCCGCACGCGGGAGCGAGCGAGGCCGTCGACGGCGGCCGTCTGCACCGCACCGGCTTCGACCCGCAGCTCATGGAGCACCTGCACGCGATCCCGGCGTACGTGCTCTTCGCCCTGACCCTCGCGCTCGTCGTCGGAGCGGTCGTCCTGCGACTCTCGAGCCGCTGGGCCCTCGTCCTGCTCGTCGTCGAGTTCGTGCAGATCGCCGTCGGCCTGACCCAGGCACGCACCGGCCTGCCGGTCGGCCTGGTGGGGACGCACATGGTGCTCGCCGGACTCCTCGTCGGCGCCGTCACCGTCGTCGTGCTCTCCACGCGCGGCAGCGCCGGGCGCCAGGCCGTCCGGGAGCGCATCGCCGCCTGA
- a CDS encoding heme o synthase translates to MTATATRPDTDRPRSTLSRKVRAYVSLTKPRVMELLLVTTAPTMFLAERGVPDLWLVFWTMLGGAMSAGSASAFNCYIDRDIDRLMKRTSQRPLVTGELSDREALVFSWTLAVLSTAVLGFLVNWLAAALSVVAILIYVCVYTLWLKRRTPQNIVWGGSAGCMPVLIGWAGVTGSLSWAPIILFMVIFLWTPPHYWPLSMKYRDDYDAADVPMLAVVRGRTVVGLQVVLYAWATLVCSLLLIPVAHMGPLYTVVALAGGIWFVVESHRLYSRAIQHVEQVQPMRVFHSSITYLTLLFIAVGIDPLLPQVFTFTI, encoded by the coding sequence CGCGCAAGGTCCGGGCGTACGTGTCGCTGACGAAGCCCCGGGTCATGGAACTGCTCCTCGTCACCACGGCGCCGACGATGTTCCTGGCGGAGCGCGGGGTCCCGGACCTGTGGCTCGTCTTCTGGACGATGCTCGGTGGTGCGATGTCGGCGGGTTCGGCGTCGGCGTTCAACTGCTACATCGACCGTGACATCGACCGGCTGATGAAGCGCACGAGCCAGCGGCCCCTGGTCACCGGTGAGCTCTCCGACCGCGAAGCGCTTGTGTTCTCGTGGACCCTCGCGGTGCTGTCGACCGCGGTCCTCGGCTTCCTGGTGAACTGGCTCGCCGCCGCGCTCAGCGTGGTCGCGATCCTGATCTACGTGTGCGTCTACACGCTCTGGCTCAAGCGCCGCACGCCGCAGAACATCGTCTGGGGCGGGTCGGCCGGCTGCATGCCCGTGCTCATCGGCTGGGCCGGCGTCACCGGGTCGCTGTCCTGGGCGCCGATCATCCTCTTCATGGTGATCTTCCTCTGGACGCCGCCGCACTACTGGCCGCTGTCGATGAAGTACCGCGACGACTACGACGCCGCCGACGTGCCGATGCTCGCGGTCGTCCGCGGCCGCACGGTCGTCGGGCTGCAGGTCGTGCTCTACGCCTGGGCGACGCTGGTCTGCTCGCTGCTGCTCATCCCGGTCGCGCACATGGGGCCGCTGTACACGGTCGTCGCGCTCGCTGGCGGCATCTGGTTCGTCGTGGAGTCGCACCGGCTGTACTCGCGGGCGATCCAGCACGTGGAGCAGGTCCAGCCGATGCGGGTCTTCCACAGCTCGATCACGTACCTGACGCTGCTCTTCATCGCCGTGGGCATCGACCCGCTGCTGCCGCAGGTCTTCACCTTCACGATCTAG